The following proteins are encoded in a genomic region of Ornithodoros turicata isolate Travis chromosome 6, ASM3712646v1, whole genome shotgun sequence:
- the LOC135398598 gene encoding myb/SANT-like DNA-binding domain-containing protein 3 — protein MEASHSSQRTPYTVEEKELLLELVSKYKTIIENKQSDNAMLRAKARTWEKLAQEFNAQTNVTKRDVKQLKKCLENIKSKAKKENARQRQHIYATGGGPPLTRDDSDSVSQRINDVLPHISYRIPNSWDSDALDGAGSSMRAPHVAQSEGGDRESAGELLQNTDAEDDNEDSHAAGRSHVQATESQLTTRKRPHTIAEQVREEVTARVEKVEAEKVAALELYELKKKFAQQQNDAKLAIYRKKLRIAELKEQLLLKQLQGQSIGSPMHETFL, from the exons ATGGAAGCGTCACATTCTTCGCAGCGAACACCATACACGGTGGAAGAGAAAGAACTTCTTCTGGAACTGGTTTCAAAATATAAAACAATTATAGAGAACAAGCAATCCGACAACGCTATGCTCCGAGCCAAAGCCCGAACCTGGGAAAAATTGGCTCAGGAATTTAACGCCCAGACAAACGTAACAAAGAGGGACGTTAAACAACTAAAAAAGTGCCTCGAAAACATCAAGTCCAAGGCTAAAAAGGAAAACGCTAGGCAGCGGCAGCATATTTACGCTACCGGCGGCGGGCCTCCCTTGACCAGGGACGACTCGGATTCCGTGTCTCAAAGAATCAACGATGTACTCCCACACATCTCATATCGTATTCCAAATAG CTGGGACAGTGACGCACTGGACGGTGCTGGGTCATCAATGCGTGCACCTCATGTTGCACAGAGTGAAGGAGGCGACCGTGAGAGTGCTGGAGAG CTTCTTCAAAACACTGATGCTGAGGACGACAATGAGGACTCCCACGCTGCTGGCA GATCCCATGTGCAAGCTACAGAGTCACAGCTCACAACAAGAAAAAGGCCCCATACTATCGCAGAACAGGTCAGGGAAGAGGTCACAGCCCGTGTGGAAAAGGTTGAAGCAGAGAAAGTAGCAGCACTGGAGCTTTATGAATTGAAAAAGAAGTTTGCTCAACAACAAAATGATGCAAAACTGGCAATTTACAGGAAGAAGCTAAGAATTGCGGAACTGAAAGAGCAGTTGCTCCTCAAGCAGCTACAAGGGCAGAGTATTGGCAGCCCAATGCATGAAACATTTTTGTGA